In one window of Primulina tabacum isolate GXHZ01 chromosome 8, ASM2559414v2, whole genome shotgun sequence DNA:
- the LOC142553562 gene encoding putative calcium-binding protein CML48 codes for MVSYGGGNQSYSPSAPPATDPQQPMLAHPYHPPPAQYPANPSMSYAHSTYPQSSTASFGSGPTPPPHGFGSFPYQQPQNLYSSFPPGTHPDVVRSFQMVDRNQNGYIEEMELQQALAWNYQKFSLRTLRLLIFLFRNPRESSFRIGPKEFAEVWSCLGQWRAIFARFDRDRSGKIDAIELRDALYSLGFALPPSVLQLLISRYDDDSGRRRVELNFDSFVESGMIVKGLTEKFKEKDPGYTGSAKLTYDTFMSMLIPFLVSD; via the exons ATGGTTTCATACGGCGGCGGTAATCAATCGTACTCCCCTTCAGCCCCGCCCGCAACCGACCCACAGCAACCCATGTTGGCCCATCCCTACCACCCGCCTCCAGCTCAATATCCAGCCAACCCCTCTATGTCTTATGCACATAGCACCTATCCGCAGAGCAGCACCGCCTCGTTCGGGTCGGGTCCGACTCCGCCGCCGCACGGTTTCGGTTCCTTCCCGTATCAGCAACCGCAGAACCTTTACAGTTCGTTTCCTCCGGGCACCCACCCGGATGTGGTTCGAAGCTTCCAGATGGTGGACAGGAACCAAAACGGttatattgaagaaatggaGCTCCAACAAGCTCTCGCTTGGAATTACCAAAAGTTCAGTCTTAGGACTTTACGTTTGCTTATCTTTCTCTTCAGGAATCCTAGAGAATCTTCTTTTAGAATCG GACCAAAAGAGTTTGCTGAAGTATGGAGTTGCCTTGGCCAATGGCGG GCCATTTTTGCAAGATTTGACAGGGATCGCAGTGGGAAAATTGATGCTATAGAATTGAGGGATGCACTATATAGCCTTGGATTTGCCTTGCCTCCCTCAGTTCTCCAGCTTCTGATTTCCAGATACGACGATGACAGTGGACGGAGGAGGGTGGAGCTGAATTTTGACAGTTTTGTTGA GTCTGGAATGATTGTTAAG GGTTTGACTGAGAAATTCAAGGAGAAGGATCCAGGTTACACAGGCTCAGCGAAGCTAACTTACGACACATTCATGTCCATGCTCATTCCTTTCCTTGTTTCAGATTAG
- the LOC142553573 gene encoding rho GTPase-activating protein 5-like, which translates to MMTEVLHSQSSSSSSVSTPTHNAALYAGGGRISGLTVDAREGGGGDIIRTSEKTEKERSDQLSLLAILVTLFRKTFWMACKTDRDDFSSADAGGGGNCCSGVMEIGWPTDVQHVNHVTFDRFDGFLGLPVELEPEVSRSAPSASATVFGVSTESMQLSYDQRGNSVPTILLLMQSHLYSQGGLQAEGIFRITAGNSQEEYVRDQLNRGVIPEGIDVHCLAGLVKAWFRELPNGVLDSLSSEQVMQCQSEEDCGRLVRLLPPTEAALLDWVINLMADVVHEEHLNKMNARNIAMVFAPNMTQMADPLSALMYAVQVMNFLKTLVEKTLRERDDSFTEPVPIVGTEPSDDDGKDGSSLRLQQTTTDLDEVTICSSEANHTKNITDEDYLSYSTSTEESDESKSWETPQLTYTFASARKARLMKGLQSQFQEQKSTCDPHLIESEVDTKSKGLAYRGL; encoded by the exons ATGATGACAGAGGTGCTCCACTCCcaatcttcatcatcttcatcaGTATCCACGCCTACTCACAATGCCGCATTGTATGCTGGTGGTGGGAGGATTTCTGGGCTGACAGTGGATGCCAGAGAGGGTGGAGGGGGAGATATAATCAGGACGAGTGAGAAGACTGAGAAGGAAAGGAGTGATCAATTATCCCTTCTGGCGATATTGGTTACTCTATTTAGAAAAACTTTTTGGATGGCTTGCAAGACCGATAGGGATGATTTTTCAAGTGCCGATGCTGGCGGCGGCGGTAATTGCTGTAGCGGGGTTATGGAGATTGGTTGGCCTACCGACGTACAGCATGTTAATCATGTCACGTTTGATAGGTTTGATGGGTTCTTGGGCTTGCCTGTTGAGCTTGAACCTGAGGTTTCCAGGAGTGCTCCTAGTGCTAG TGCCACCGTTTTTGGAGTTTCTACCGAATCAATGCAACTGTCTTACGACCAAAGAGGCAATAGTGTTCCAACTATTCTCCTCCTTATGCAAAGCCATTTGTATTCACAAGGTGGCCTGCAG GCTGAAGGGATTTTCAGAATAACAGCTGGAAACAGCCAAGAGGAGTATGTTAGGGATCAATTAAACCGAGGAGTGATTCCAGAGGGCATCGATGTACACTGCTTGGCAGGCCTAGTCAAG GCTTGGTTTAGAGAACTTCCCAATGGGGTATTGGATTCTCTTTCATCTGAGCAGGTGATGCAATGCCAGTCAGAAGAGGACTGTGGCAGGCTCGTAAGGCTTCTTCCCCCAACAGAGGCAGCTCTGTTGGATTGGGTGATCAATCTAATGGCTGATGTTGTGCACGAGGAACATCTAAACAAAATGAATGCTCGAAATATTGCGATGGTTTTTGCTCCTAACATGACTCAG ATGGCCGATCCATTAAGTGCATTGATGTATGCTGTACAAGTGATGAACTTCCTTAAAACACTTGTAGAGAAGACTCTACGAGAAAGAGACGATTCCTTCACAGAACCAGTTCCTATAGTTGGCACGGAGCCTTCGGATGATGATGGAAAGGACGGCTCTTCTCTACGGCTTCAGCAAACAACTACCGACCTAGATGAAGTGACAATATGCAGTTCAGAAGCTAACCACACAAAGAACATCACTGATGAAGATTATCTCAGTTATTCTACTTCAACCGAAGAATCCGATGAGAGCAAGTCGTGGGAAACCCCACAACTAACATATACATTCGCCAGTGCAAGAAAAGCTAGACTGATGAAGGGTCTCCAAAGCCAGTTTCAAGAACAGAAATCAACGTGTGATCCCCATCTGATTGAATCTGAAGTAGATACCAAGAGCAAAGGGTTGGCATATCGAGGCCTATAA
- the LOC142554501 gene encoding uncharacterized protein LOC142554501, which translates to MGRDRKFCWGSALVGAAAAAATALVVNAKPRDPTFHLVSIDLTCFKLNFPVIDAETILTVHVTNPNVVSIKYPDTTMSIFYDGSLLGSAPVQAGSQPPRSCQLLRLPARLSGLQLAQHGKKFLLDVGQREMVLDSTVDIKGAAKVMWWNHKFKVHVDSHVIVDPVFLDVIDQENKSRLEVFVKS; encoded by the coding sequence ATGGGCAGAGATCGGAAATTCTGCTGGGGCTCCGCCCTGGTGGGGGCGGCCGCCGCCGCTGCCACGGCGCTGGTGGTGAACGCAAAGCCTCGCGACCCAACTTTCCACCTCGTCTCCATCGATCTCACCTGCTTCAAGCTAAATTTCCCCGTCATCGACGCCGAGACGATCCTCACCGTTCACGTCACCAACCCCAATGTCGTCTCCATCAAGTACCCCGACACCACCATGTCCATATTCTACGACGGCTCCCTCCTGGGCTCGGCTCCCGTCCAGGCTGGCTCGCAGCCTCCTCGTTCCTGCCAGCTGCTCCGCCTCCCGGCTCGGCTGAGCGGCCTCCAGCTAGCTCAACACGGCAAAAAATTCCTGCTCGATGTGGGCCAACGAGAGATGGTTCTGGACTCGACTGTGGACATCAAAGGAGCCGCGAAGGTGATGTGGTGGAACCACAAGTTCAAGGTGCACGTGGACAGTCACGTGATCGTCGATCCTGTGTTTCTTGATGTGATTGATCAGGAAAATAAATCGCGATTAGAGGTCTTTGTGAAGTCATGA
- the LOC142554534 gene encoding peroxidase 60-like, which produces MSRGVGKFTLAAAFVIVFAVLSGRSNGDGLQVGFYRGKCRFIDVETAVGAVIAAWHRRDPTITAALLRMQFHDCFVNGCDASLLLDGSNSEKTAIPNLSVRGYEIIDSAKRVLEAICPKVVSCADIIVMATRDAVSMSGGGRYMVQTGRRDGTVSLASNVNLPAPSVSVSDSIKAFAAKGLSATDMVFLLGGHTVGVAHCSLFLDRIYNFNNTGNPDPTMDTALLATLRARCPRNATVDNTVNLDQNPSSSALTVDNSYFKQILLRRGVLQIDQDLALDPLSSSTVNTIAKGSGFSASFGQAMIKLGAVQVLTGKQGEIRLVCNATLSS; this is translated from the exons ATGTCGAGGGGTGTCGGAAAATTCACATTAGCCGCTGCCTTTGTGATTGTTTTTGCGGTTTTGAGTGGGCGGAGCAATGGTGACGGTCTTCAGGTAGGGTTCTACCGCGGGAAATGTCGGTTCATTGATGTGGAGACCGCAGTAGGAGCTGTCATTGCTGCTTGGCACCGCAGAGATCCTACCATTACTGCTGCCCTCCTCCGCATGCAGTTTCATGACTGCTTCGTCAAT GGATGTGATGCATCACTTCTGCTGGATGGAAGCAACAGTGAGAAAACAGCGATCCCAAATCTAAGCGTTCGAGGGTACGAAATTATCGACTCGGCCAAACGCGTGCTGGAGGCAATCTGCCCTAAAGTCGTTTCATGCGCTGATATCATTGTTATGGCTACAAGAGATGCTGTTTCCATG AGCGGAGGAGGGCGATACATGGTGCAGACGGGGAGGAGAGATGGGACAGTATCTCTTGCTAGCAATGTGAATCTCCCGGCCCCTTCAGTATCGGTCTCTGATTCAATCAAAGCCTTTGCAGCTAAAGGACTTAGTGCCACTGACATGGTTTTTCTTCTTG GTGGTCACACCGTTGGAGTTGCTCACTGCTCGCTCTTCTTGGACCGTATCTACAATTTCAATAACACCGGAAACCCCGATCCAACCATGGACACAGCGCTACTCGCTACATTGAGAGCGCGATGCCCACGAAACGCTACTGTTGATAACACGGTAAACCTTGATCAGAACCCATCGAGTTCAGCACTCACTGTTGACAACTCCTACTTCAAACAAATACTCTTGAGGAGGGGGGTTCTCCAAATCGATCAAGATTTGGCTCTGGACCCGCTGTCGAGTTCCACTGTCAACACCATTGCTAAAGGGAGTGGTTTCTCCGCCAGTTTTGGCCAAGCCATGATCAAGTTAGGCGCGGTTCAAGTGCTCACTGGTAAACAAGGAGAGATTAGGCTCGTATGCAACGCCACACTGAGTTCCTGA
- the LOC142553565 gene encoding uncharacterized protein LOC142553565 isoform X2, giving the protein MEQLGGGAGGRDIIGNRILNHHRSPPSPSDRLLGVFQSQYSSAAPPLELSEHDIFSSPSGSSSPSNVDPSHIRSPAQNASIRNKSHGILAALNDNMGTKSGSGTGSGARPVFNHKASTSASLSSSSSTSPAASFSSRIMIPRRPPPLPQVDRVRLLHQSAPVKVPVIPEAMRRRAMELDEVLSEKDEEEENGVILPPHEVAAARNSPMLSFSMLEGAGRTLKGRDLRQFLQGLSISIPKFSREQSLALIVVMTLISLWNSNLGEI; this is encoded by the exons ATGGAACAACTCGGCGGCGGCGCGGGAGGTCGCGATATCATCGGCAACCGTATCCTCAACCACCACCGTAGCCCTCCATCCCCGTCCGACAGGCTTTTGGGAGTGTTTCAGTCCCAGTACTCATCAGCCGCGCCTCCTCTCGAACTGTCGGAACACGATATTTTCAGCTCTCCTTCTGGGAGCTCCTCCCCATCGAACGTCGACCCTAGCCATATCCGCAGTCCGGCCCAGAACGCCTCAATCCGCAACAAAAGTCACGGTATCTTAGCAGCTCTGAATGACAACATGGGTACGAAAAGCGGATCGGGAACTGGATCCGGCGCCCGACCCGTGTTCAACCACAAGGCGTCCACTTCTGCGTCGCTGTCCTCCTCGTCTTCCACTTCACCCGCCGCGTCATTTTCGTCCAGGATAATGATTCCGAGAAGGCCTCCTCCTCTCCCTCAGGTGGATAGGGTGCGTCTTCTTCACCAATCGGCACCTGTTAAAGTACCTGTGATCCCTGAAGCAATGCGGAGGAGGGCGATGGAGTTAGATGAAGTCTTGTCGGAAAAGGATGAGGAGGAGGAAAATGGGGTGATATTGCCTCCGCATGAGGTGGCGGCGGCGCGGAATTCTCCGATGTTGTCCTTTTCTATGCTTGAGGGGGCTGGTAGGACATTGAAAGGGAGGGATCTCAGGCAG TTCTTGCAAGGGCTGAGCATTTCAATCCCCAAATTCTCGCGGGAGCAGTCTCTTGCCTTGATTGTAGTCATGACTTTGATCTCTCTCTG GAATTCAAATCTTGGTGAAATATGA
- the LOC142553565 gene encoding uncharacterized protein LOC142553565 isoform X4: MEQLGGGAGGRDIIGNRILNHHRSPPSPSDRLLGVFQSQYSSAAPPLELSEHDIFSSPSGSSSPSNVDPSHIRSPAQNASIRNKSHGILAALNDNMGTKSGSGTGSGARPVFNHKASTSASLSSSSSTSPAASFSSRIMIPRRPPPLPQVDRVRLLHQSAPVKVPVIPEAMRRRAMELDEVLSEKDEEEENGVILPPHEVAAARNSPMLSFSMLEGAGRTLKGRDLRQ, from the exons ATGGAACAACTCGGCGGCGGCGCGGGAGGTCGCGATATCATCGGCAACCGTATCCTCAACCACCACCGTAGCCCTCCATCCCCGTCCGACAGGCTTTTGGGAGTGTTTCAGTCCCAGTACTCATCAGCCGCGCCTCCTCTCGAACTGTCGGAACACGATATTTTCAGCTCTCCTTCTGGGAGCTCCTCCCCATCGAACGTCGACCCTAGCCATATCCGCAGTCCGGCCCAGAACGCCTCAATCCGCAACAAAAGTCACGGTATCTTAGCAGCTCTGAATGACAACATGGGTACGAAAAGCGGATCGGGAACTGGATCCGGCGCCCGACCCGTGTTCAACCACAAGGCGTCCACTTCTGCGTCGCTGTCCTCCTCGTCTTCCACTTCACCCGCCGCGTCATTTTCGTCCAGGATAATGATTCCGAGAAGGCCTCCTCCTCTCCCTCAGGTGGATAGGGTGCGTCTTCTTCACCAATCGGCACCTGTTAAAGTACCTGTGATCCCTGAAGCAATGCGGAGGAGGGCGATGGAGTTAGATGAAGTCTTGTCGGAAAAGGATGAGGAGGAGGAAAATGGGGTGATATTGCCTCCGCATGAGGTGGCGGCGGCGCGGAATTCTCCGATGTTGTCCTTTTCTATGCTTGAGGGGGCTGGTAGGACATTGAAAGGGAGGGATCTCAGGCAG TAG
- the LOC142553565 gene encoding uncharacterized protein LOC142553565 isoform X3: MEQLGGGAGGRDIIGNRILNHHRSPPSPSDRLLGVFQSQYSSAAPPLELSEHDIFSSPSGSSSPSNVDPSHIRSPAQNASIRNKSHGILAALNDNMGTKSGSGTGSGARPVFNHKASTSASLSSSSSTSPAASFSSRIMIPRRPPPLPQVDRVRLLHQSAPVKVPVIPEAMRRRAMELDEVLSEKDEEEENGVILPPHEVAAARNSPMLSFSMLEGAGRTLKGRDLRQKNPKSCDMRRFSEWLLAQYLPNL, encoded by the exons ATGGAACAACTCGGCGGCGGCGCGGGAGGTCGCGATATCATCGGCAACCGTATCCTCAACCACCACCGTAGCCCTCCATCCCCGTCCGACAGGCTTTTGGGAGTGTTTCAGTCCCAGTACTCATCAGCCGCGCCTCCTCTCGAACTGTCGGAACACGATATTTTCAGCTCTCCTTCTGGGAGCTCCTCCCCATCGAACGTCGACCCTAGCCATATCCGCAGTCCGGCCCAGAACGCCTCAATCCGCAACAAAAGTCACGGTATCTTAGCAGCTCTGAATGACAACATGGGTACGAAAAGCGGATCGGGAACTGGATCCGGCGCCCGACCCGTGTTCAACCACAAGGCGTCCACTTCTGCGTCGCTGTCCTCCTCGTCTTCCACTTCACCCGCCGCGTCATTTTCGTCCAGGATAATGATTCCGAGAAGGCCTCCTCCTCTCCCTCAGGTGGATAGGGTGCGTCTTCTTCACCAATCGGCACCTGTTAAAGTACCTGTGATCCCTGAAGCAATGCGGAGGAGGGCGATGGAGTTAGATGAAGTCTTGTCGGAAAAGGATGAGGAGGAGGAAAATGGGGTGATATTGCCTCCGCATGAGGTGGCGGCGGCGCGGAATTCTCCGATGTTGTCCTTTTCTATGCTTGAGGGGGCTGGTAGGACATTGAAAGGGAGGGATCTCAGGCAG aaaaatccTAAATCATGTGATATGAGACGATTTTCCGAGTGGTTACTGGCACAATATCTACCAAACCTGTGA
- the LOC142553565 gene encoding uncharacterized protein LOC142553565 isoform X1 → MEQLGGGAGGRDIIGNRILNHHRSPPSPSDRLLGVFQSQYSSAAPPLELSEHDIFSSPSGSSSPSNVDPSHIRSPAQNASIRNKSHGILAALNDNMGTKSGSGTGSGARPVFNHKASTSASLSSSSSTSPAASFSSRIMIPRRPPPLPQVDRVRLLHQSAPVKVPVIPEAMRRRAMELDEVLSEKDEEEENGVILPPHEVAAARNSPMLSFSMLEGAGRTLKGRDLRQFLQGLSISIPKFSREQSLALIVVMTLISLWFVRTFFHFLEILEDYILLHDSWLLI, encoded by the exons ATGGAACAACTCGGCGGCGGCGCGGGAGGTCGCGATATCATCGGCAACCGTATCCTCAACCACCACCGTAGCCCTCCATCCCCGTCCGACAGGCTTTTGGGAGTGTTTCAGTCCCAGTACTCATCAGCCGCGCCTCCTCTCGAACTGTCGGAACACGATATTTTCAGCTCTCCTTCTGGGAGCTCCTCCCCATCGAACGTCGACCCTAGCCATATCCGCAGTCCGGCCCAGAACGCCTCAATCCGCAACAAAAGTCACGGTATCTTAGCAGCTCTGAATGACAACATGGGTACGAAAAGCGGATCGGGAACTGGATCCGGCGCCCGACCCGTGTTCAACCACAAGGCGTCCACTTCTGCGTCGCTGTCCTCCTCGTCTTCCACTTCACCCGCCGCGTCATTTTCGTCCAGGATAATGATTCCGAGAAGGCCTCCTCCTCTCCCTCAGGTGGATAGGGTGCGTCTTCTTCACCAATCGGCACCTGTTAAAGTACCTGTGATCCCTGAAGCAATGCGGAGGAGGGCGATGGAGTTAGATGAAGTCTTGTCGGAAAAGGATGAGGAGGAGGAAAATGGGGTGATATTGCCTCCGCATGAGGTGGCGGCGGCGCGGAATTCTCCGATGTTGTCCTTTTCTATGCTTGAGGGGGCTGGTAGGACATTGAAAGGGAGGGATCTCAGGCAG TTCTTGCAAGGGCTGAGCATTTCAATCCCCAAATTCTCGCGGGAGCAGTCTCTTGCCTTGATTGTAGTCATGACTTTGATCTCTCTCTGGTTTGTCCGaaccttttttcattttcttgaaattctCGAAGATTATATCTTGCTTCATGATTCGTGGCTGCTAATATGA
- the LOC142553566 gene encoding vesicle-associated membrane protein 714 codes for MAILYGLVARGTTVLAEFSAVTGNAGAVVRRILEKLSETESAESRLCFSQDRYIFHILVSDGITFLCMANDTFGRRIPFSYLEDIRMRFMKNYGRIAPYSPAYAMNDEFSRVLHQQMEFFSSNPSADTLSRVQGEVGEIRTIMVDNIDKILERGDRIELLVDKTATMQDSSFHFRKQSKHLRRALWTKNAKLLAMLTCLIVLLLYLIIAAACGGITLPSCRSK; via the exons ATGGCGATTCTGTACGGTCTAGTAGCGCGGGGGACCACGGTGTTGGCAGAGTTTAGCGCCGTGACGGGAAACGCCGGTGCAGTGGTCCGTCGGATATTGGAGAAGCTCTCCGAGACTGAATCCGCTGAGTCCAGGCTTTGTTTCTCTCAGGATCGTTATATTTTTCACATTCTCGTATCCGATGGCATTACATTCCTCTGTATGGCAAACGATACCTTCGGAA GGAGAATACCCTTTTCTTACTTGGAGGATATTCGCATGAGATTTATGAAGAACTATGGGAGAATAGCTCCTTATTCTCCTGCATATGCCATGAATGATGAATTCTCTAGAGTCTTACACCAACAAATGGAGTTTTTCTCCAGTAATCCTAGTGCAGATACGCTCAGCCGCGTCCAAGGAGAAGTTGGTGAG ATACGCACGATAATGGTGGATAATATTGACAAGATACTAGAGAGAGGTGACCGGATTGAGCTTCTTGTTGACAAGACAGCAACCATGCAGGACAGttcatttcatttcagaaaacaGTCGAAACACCTTCGCCGTGCTCTGTGGACAAAAAATGCCAAGCTTTT GGCCATGTTGACATGTTTGATTGTTCTACTCTTGTATTTAATAATCGCAGCTGCCTGTGGAGGCATCACTCTACCGTCTTGCAGATCAAAATAA
- the LOC142553571 gene encoding capsanthin/capsorubin synthase, chromoplastic-like yields METLFTAAPLSLVPFSRPNSSIGAPFFRPITKTHTRKERQLCQSSKFSSFLDLEPISKPETLDLDVPWFDPTVRRPIFDVIIIGAGPAGLRLAELVSSRGIKVCCIDPSPLSMWPNNYGVWVDEFESLGLEDCLDKTWPMTRVYVNDHKSKYLDRAYGRVARKELKFRLLSGCVTNGVKFHKAKVWKVEHEEFESAVTCDDGSELKASLIVDASGFTSSFIEYDKPRNQGYQIAHGILAEVEHHPFDLDKMVLMDWRDSHLGNEPYLRDSNSRFPTFLYVMPFDSNLVFLEETSLVSRPVLSYMEVKKRMVARLRHLGIRVRTVIEDEKCLIPMGGPLPQIPQSVMAIGGNSGIVHPATGYTVAQTMALAPVLADVISECLGSTRMIRGTQLYHRTWNGLWPVERRYTREYYNFGMETLLKLDLNGTRRFFDAFFELDPHYWHGFLSARLSLGELIKLGFSLFNNASNLSRWDLVTKCPAPLVKMMGNMTIDTI; encoded by the coding sequence ATGGAAACTCTCTTCACCGCAGCTCCACTTTCTTTAGTTCCTTTTTCAAGGCCAAATTCATCAATCGGCGCTCCATTTTTTCGTCCGATTACTAAAACTCATACGAGAAAAGAACGTCAACTATGCCAGAGCAGCAAATTTTCTAGTTTTCTCGACTTGGAGCCTATATCCAAACCAGAAACTTTAGACCTCGACGTCCCGTGGTTTGATCCTACCGTCAGGCGTCCTATATTCGATGTGATCATAATTGGCGCCGGCCCAGCTGGTTTACGGCTCGCTGAGCTAGTGTCCAGTCGTGGAATTAAGGTATGTTGCATTGATCCTTCGCCCCTTTCTATGTGGCCAAATAACTATGGTGTTTGGGTTGATGAATTTGAAAGTTTGGGACTTGAAGATTGTTTGGATAAAACATGGCCGATGACTCGTGTTTATGTTAATGATCATAAGTCTAAGTATTTGGACCGTGCCTATGGTAGAGTCGCTCGGAAGGAGCTGAAATTCAGGTTGTTGTCTGGTTGCGTCACAAATGGTGTCAAATTTCATAAAGCCAAGGTTTGGAAGGTGGAGCACGAGGAATTTGAGTCTGCTGTTACTTGTGATGATGGCTCCGAGTTAAAAGCAAGCTTAATCGTTGATGCTAGTGGCTTTACGAGTAGTTTTATAGAGTATGACAAGCCAAGAAACCAAGGTTATCAGATTGCTCATGGTATTTTGGCCGAAGTTGAACATCATCCATTTGATTTGGATAAGATGGTTTTAATGGATTGGCGGGATTCCCACCTTGGAAATGAGCCATACTTACGTGATAGCAATTCAAGATTTCCAACTTTTTTGTATGTCATGCCTTTTGATTCAAACTTGGTATTCCTTGAGGAGACTTCCCTTGTTAGCCGGCCTGTGTTGTCATACATGGAGGTGAAGAAACGGATGGTGGCGAGGCTGAGGCATTTAGGCATACGAGTGAGGACTGTGATTGAGGATGAGAAATGCTTGATTCCAATGGGCGGGCCTCTTCCACAGATTCCTCAGAGTGTGATGGCGATAGGTGGGAATTCGGGGATTGTTCATCCTGCAACTGGCTACACAGTGGCTCAGACAATGGCCCTCGCCCCCGTGTTAGCAGATGTTATTTCCGAGTGCCTTGGCTCGACTAGAATGATAAGAGGGACACAGCTGTATCATAGAACATGGAACGGGTTGTGGCCTGTGGAGAGGAGATACACCAGGGAGTATTATAATTTTGGTATGGAGACTTTATTGAAACTTGATTTGAATGGGACTCGCAGATTTTTTGATGCTTTCTTTGAGCTTGATCCTCACTACTGGCATGGATTCCTCTCAGCAAGATTATCACTTGGAGAGCTTATCAAGTTGGGCTTCTCCCTCTTTAATAATGCGTCAAATCTTTCAAGATGGGATTTGGTAACAAAGTGCCCTGCGCCCTTGGTGAAAATGATGGGCAATATGACCATTGATACCATTTGA